A genomic stretch from Musa acuminata AAA Group cultivar baxijiao unplaced genomic scaffold, Cavendish_Baxijiao_AAA HiC_scaffold_1138, whole genome shotgun sequence includes:
- the LOC135671250 gene encoding receptor-like protein EIX2 yields the protein MGFPLRFLSSLSLCLLALLLHRATVTSGCFSMEREALLDFKAGIHDTHNRLSSWVGQDCCAWEGVICGATTGHVVMLDLRNTNTTDDWALRGERMMNSSLLALSHLKHLDLSFNNFSGIRIPEFIGSFKKLRYLNLSSTRFMGGIPARLGNLSSLYVLDLSVDLYVDDYGDGYPVDNLEWLSHLTSLKHLDLSGLNLTDVPDWFSSVNMLPFLQVLTMYAAGLNTIPASVVHVNFTSSLTVLDLSYNHFNSTLPKWLWNISGLTHLDLHESGFHGVIPDAIGDLGSLTFLDLGVNQLEGTVPRSMVDLRRLKELHMPGNQLTGNLSGWLEQMTNLIILDLSYNLFNGSMPSSSVGKLSNLTELQVLDLSYNPITISIGQSWVPPFQLRLLDLTNCQLGPQFPEWLQFQTQIEELYLADCKIAGTMPAWFWNISSSTITELDLSNNQIGGKLPSSFKFTKLETLYLDSNRFEGPLPTLLPSTLDALSLSNNSFTGQLPIWPHVRLVIISDNMLDGGLSLSICQWKYLQYLDLSNNKLLGEIPYCLGKSLQNLCYLDLGNNQIGGKLPSSFKFTKLEMLYLYSNRFEGPLPTMLPSTLEALSFSNNSFTGQLPIWPNVTSVGLSDNMLDGGLSSSICQWTFLEYLDLSNNKLLGEIPYCPEESLQNLRFLNLGNNHFSGEIPHTIGFLSELQLLQLKNNSFSGEVPLSLKNCTNLWFLDLAQNNLVGSITLWMGENLRRQLVVLRLRSNMFSGVIPWQLARFKRLQILDLANNNLSGSIPHNIGNLNTMRSTSQYNDFCYDELDVFTKGQDLHYLQCSIKLMKSMDLSNNSLTGEIPKGIGDLAGLKNLNLSRNHLQGKIPWEIGGMKSLESLDLSINDLSGSIPESLSVLYSLSYLNLSYNNLSGRIPTGHQLQTLNDPSIYMGNADLCGPPTSKSCFNNKITQNIIQEYKKEIPEWLWFYISMVLGYVIGFWTFYGILFLKDAWRHIYFHTIDHMYDWLWVQWHLIF from the coding sequence ATGGGTTTCCCTTTACGCTTCTTATCATCATTGTCGTTGTGCCTCTtggccctcctcctccaccgggcCACGGTGACAAGTGGGTGTTTCAGCATGGAGAGGGAGGCACTGTTGGACTTCAAAGCCGGCATCCACGACACCCATAACCGGCTATCTTCTTGGGTAGGCCAAGACTGCTGCGCATGGGAGGGGGTCATCtgtggtgccaccactggccacgtCGTCATGCTCGACCTCCGAAACACAAATACTACAGATGATTGGGCATTACGCGGTGAGAGGATGATGAACTCGTCATTGCTTGCTTTATCTCATCTGAAGCACTTGGATCTTAGCTTCAATAATTTCAGCGGGATCCGCATACCGGAATTCATCGGCTCCTTCAAGAAACTGAGATACCTCAATCTATCTTCTACACGATTCATGGGAGGAATACCTGCTCGGCTGGGGAACCTTTCGAGCCTCTACGTTCTTGATCTAAGCGTTGACTTATACGTCGATGATTATGGAGACGGATATCCCGTCGACAACCTCGAGTGGCTCTCCCATCTCACGTCCTTGAAGCACCTGGACTTGAGCGGGTTGAACCTAACCGATGTCCCAGATTGGTTCTCATCCGTGAACATGCTGCCATTCCTCCAAGTGTTAACTATGTATGCCGCTGGTCTCAATACCATCCCAGCTTCTGTTGTCCACGTCAACTTCACCTCCTCTCTTACCGTCCTTGATCTCTCCTATAATCATTTCAACTCCACCTTACCCAAATGGTTGTGGAATATTAGTGGTCTTACCCATCTTGATCTTCATGAATCTGGGTTCCATGGGGTTATTCCTGATGCAATTGGAGACTTGGGCTCTCTTACTTTTCTTGATCTAGGAGTCAATCAACTCGAGGGTACCGTGCCAAGATCCATGGTTGATCTCCGTAGACTGAAAGAATTACATATGCCGGGCAACCAATTGACAGGAAATTTGAGCGGTTGGTTGGAGCAAATGACGAATCTCATCATTTTGGATCTCAGCTATAATTTATTCAACGGTTCCATGCCTTCCTCCTCCGTTGGTAAGTTGTCTAATCTCACTGAATTGCAAGTGTTGGACTTGTCTTACAACCCCATCACCATATCTATTGGGCAGAGTTGGGTCCCCCCTTTCCAACTCAGATTACTAGATTTAACCAATTGTCAGTTGGGACCTCAATTTCCAGAATGGTTGCAGTTCCAAACACAGATCGAAGAATTATATTTGGCAGACTGTAAAATTGCAGGGACAATGCCCGCTTGGTTttggaatatttcatcttctaccatCACAGAGTTAGACCTTTCCAACAACCAAATAGGAGGCAAGCTGCCATCTTCTTTCAAGTTCACCAAGTTGGAAACATTATATTTGGACTCCAACAGATTTGAAGGTCCATTGCCAACGTTGCTACCATCTACACTTGATGCTCTATCTCTTTCCAATAATTCCTTTACAGGGCAATTGCCGATATGGCCTCATGTTAGATTGGTGATAATCTCAGATAACATGCTTGACGGTGGCTTATCTTTGTCAATCTGCCAATGGAAATATCTCCAATATCTTGACCTTTCGAACAACAAATTACTTGGTGAGATCCCTTATTGTCTGGGAAAATCATTACAAAATCTTTGTTACTTAGATTTGGGCAACAACCAAATAGGAGGCAAGCTGCCATCTTCTTTCAAGTTCACCAAGTTGGAAATGTTATATTTATACTCCAACAGATTTGAAGGTCCATTGCCAACGATGCTACCATCTACACTTGAAGCTCTATCTTTTTCCAATAATTCCTTTACAGGGCAATTACCGATATGGCCCAATGTTACATCAGTGGGACTCTCAGATAACATGCTTGACGGTGGCTTATCTTCATCAATCTGCCAATGGACATTTCTCGAATACCTTGACCTTTCGAACAACAAATTACTTGGTGAGATTCCTTATTGTCCGGAGGAGTCATTACAAAATCTTCGATTCTTGAATTTGGGCAACAATCACTTCTCGGGTGAAATTCCACACACGATCGGATTTTTAAGTGAGCTTCAGCTATTGCAACTAAAAAATAACAGTTTTTCGGGTGAGGTTCCTTTGTCATTGAaaaattgtacaaatttatggttTCTTGATCTGGCTCAAAATAATCTTGTCGGAAGTATAACGCTATGGATGGGAGAAAATCTACGACGACAACTGGTAGTTCTTCGTCTACGTTCAAATATGTTTTCTGGAGTTATTCCCTGGCAACTTGCTCGATTTAAGAGGCTTCAAATATTGGATCTTGCAAATAATAATCTATCTGGATCAATACCTCACAACATTGGTAATTTAAATACCATGAGATCGACATCACAATATAATGATTTTTGTTATGATGAATTAGATGTCTTTACGAAGGGACAAGATCTTCATTATTTACAATGCAGTATAAAACTTATGAAAAGTATGGATCTTTCGAACAATAGTTTAACTGGAGAGATCCCAAAAGGAATTGGAGATCTTGCAGGACTCAAGAATTTAAATTTGTCAAGAAATCATTTACAAGGTAAAATCCCTTGGGAGATAGGAGGAATGAAATCATTAGAATCCCTTGATCTATCAATAAATGATCTTTCTGGTAGCATTCCTGAGAGCTTATCGGTTTTATATTCCTTGAGCTACttgaatttatcatataataatctTTCGGGAAGGATACCAACTGGTCATCAACTCCAAACACTCAATGATCCATCCATTTACATGGGCAATGCCGACTTATGTGGACCACCAACTTCCAAAAGttgttttaataataaaataactcaAAATATTATACAAGAGTACAAGAAGGAGATTCCTGAGTGGCTATGGTTCTATATCAGTATGGTATTAGGATATGTGATAGGATTTTGGACCTTTTATGGTATTCTCTTCCTCAAAGATGCATGGAGACATATTTATTTTCATACGATTGATCATATGTATGATTGGTTATGGGTGCAATGGCATTTAATCTTTTGA
- the LOC135671164 gene encoding receptor-like protein EIX1: MGFPLRFLSSLSLCLLALLLHRATVTSGCFSLEREALLDFKAGIHDTYNRLSSWVGQDCCAWEGVICGATTGHVVMLDLRNTFDRALRGERMMNSSLLALSHLKHLDLSVNDFRRIRIPEFIGSFKKLRYLNLSFTYFMGGIPARLGNLSRLYVLDLKDALDFASHVDNLDWLSHLRSLKYLNLSGLNLTDVPGWFSSVNMLPSLQVSSMSSVGLKTIPASVVHVNFTSSLTVLDLSYNNFNSTLPKWLWNISSLTHLHLYNSGFYGVIPDAIGNLGRLKELHMPGNQLTGNLSDLPEQMTNLIILDLRSNLFNGSVPSSIGKLSNLTELYPGGNSLEGVISEVHFENLTRLQVLDLYGNSITISIGQSWVSPYQLRLVDLTNCQLGPQFPEWLQFQTQIEELYLADCKIAGTMPAWFWNISSPTITYLDLSNNQIGGKLPSSLKFTKLERLHLESNRFEGPLPIMLPSTLQTLYLSNNSFTGQLPIWPHVRFVSISDNMLDGGLSSSICQWTYLEYLDLSNNKLLGEIPYG, translated from the coding sequence ATGGGTTTCCCTTTACGCTTCTTATCATCACTGTCGTTGTGCCTCTtggccctcctcctccaccgggcCACGGTGACAAGTGGGTGTTTCAGCTTGGAGAGGGAGGCACTGTTGGACTTCAAAGCCGGCATCCACGACACCTATAACCGGCTATCTTCTTGGGTAGGCCAAGACTGCTGCGCATGGGAGGGGGTCATCtgtggtgccaccactggccacgtCGTCATGCTCGACCTCCGGAATACGTTTGATCGGGCATTACGCGGTGAGAGGATGATGAACTCGTCATTGCTTGCTTTATCTCATTTGAAGCACTTGGATCTTAGCGTCAATGATTTCAGGAGAATCCGCATACCGGAATTCATCGGCTCCTTCAAGAAACTGAGATACCTCAATCTATCTTTTACATATTTCATGGGAGGAATACCTGCTCGGCTGGGGAACCTTTCGAGACTCTACGTTCTGGATCTAAAAGATGCTTTAGATTTTGCATCCCATGTTGACAACCTCGACTGGCTCTCCCATCTCAGGTCCTTGAAGTACCTGAACTTGAGCGGGTTAAACCTAACTGATGTCCCGGGTTGGTTCTCATCGGTGAACATGCTGCCATCCCTCCAAGTGTCAAGTATGTCTTCCGTCGGTCTCAAGACCATCCCAGCTTCTGTTGTGCACGTCAACTTCACCTCCTCTCTTACCGTCCTTGATCTCTCCTATAATAATTTCAACTCCACCTTACCCAAATGGTTGTGGAATATTTCTAGTCTTACCCATCTTCATCTCTATAATTCTGGATTCTATGGCGTTATTCCCGATGCAATTGGAAACTTAGGCAGACTGAAAGAATTACATATGCCAGGCAACCAATTGACAGGAAATTTGAGCGATCTGCCAGAGCAAATGACGAATCTCATCATTTTGGATCTCCGATCTAATTTATTCAACGGTTCCGTGCCTTCCTCCATTGGTAAGTTATCTAATCTTACTGAATTATATCCCGGTGGAAATTCTCTTGAAGGTGTTATTTCAGAAGTTCATTTTGAGAATCTTACAAGATTACAAGTATTAGACTTGTATGGCAACTCCATCACCATATCAATTGGCCAGAGTTGGGTCTCCCCTTACCAACTCAGATTAGTAGATTTAACCAATTGTCAGTTGGGACCTCAATTTCCAGAATGGTTGCAATTTCAAACACAGATCGAAGAATTATATTTGGCAGACTGTAAAATTGCAGGGACAATGCCAGCTTGGTTTTGGAATATTTCATCTCCTACCATCACATATTTAGACCTTTCCAACAACCAAATAGGAGGCAAGCTGCCATCTTCTTTGAAGTTCACCAAGTTGGAAAGATTACATTTGGAATCCAACAGATTTGAAGGTCCATTGCCAATTATGCTACCGTCTACACTTCAAACTCTATACCTCTCCAATAATTCCTTTACAGGGCAATTGCCGATATGGCCCCATGTTAGATTTGTGTCAATCTCAGATAACATGCTTGACGGTGGCTTATCTTCATCAATCTGCCAATGGACATATCTCGAATACCTTGACCTTTCGAACAACAAATTACTTGGTGAGATCCCTTATGGATAA